In Campylobacter sp., the DNA window ACGCGGCTGCCAGTAAGCCAAAACGGAAGCCAGTTTTCAAACGGCAGGTAGCGAGAGTTCGGCGTGAGAGCACGCGCCGCACCGAAGCCCGTCTGCGTGGTCGTGCTAAGCGCGACGCTCTCAAATTTAGAAATTAGTGGCGCAAGAGCGTTTACCTCGCCCAAACTGCAAGCGTGAAAGTGCACCGCAGCGGGGCTAAATTTAGGGTTTTTGTATAGAAAAAATCGCGCCTTCAGGCTCGTGCGGTATTTTGTTTTAAAGCTTAGGATAAAAATAAAAGGCGCAGCGACGAGCCACGCCAAAAACGCCAAGGCGGTGTAGATCACTCGGCTTCTTTATATAAAATTCTGCCGCAATACGGGCAGGTTACGATGTCGTCGCTTTTGATGACCGCGGAATATGTCTTGTCGCTTATGCGCATAAAGCAGCCGTAGCAGGCCTGTTTGCGCACCGGCGAGACCGCCGTATTGCCCGCCCATTTGCGGATTTTTTCGTAGAATGAGACGGTTTTTGGATTCATCGCCTGCATTAATTTATCGCGCTTGGCGTAGATCGCGCCGCGAGCGACCTCGACCTCGCCCATCTCGGCGCTTACCTGCTCTTGCAAGCTTTTTAACTCGGCTTCAAACGCCTCTTGCTTTTCGCTCTGCTCCTTTACGAGCGCTTCCTTTGCGGCTACGATCTTTTCTAGCCTTTCGATCTCCTCGTTTGTGGCTTCGAGCTGCTCTTTTGCGATGTCCTCTTCGACGCTAAGGGCCTTGATCTCCTTTTCGGTTTTTGCCGCGCCGCTTTTTTTGCCCGTGCTTTTTAGCTTGGACGAAAATGCGCTAAGCTGCGCGTTTGCTTGTAAAATTTGAGATTTTAGCTCGGCGATCTCCGCATTTAGAGTTTCGATCTGTTCTTTTGCGCCTGAAATTTCGCCGCTTTTTTTGCTTAGTTTCTCCTGCGCGGCTTCGATTTTAGGCTTAAATCCGTCCAGCTGCTTATCGAATTCGCAAAGCTCTACCAATTGGCTTAAATATTTGTTCATCTTTTTCCTTTAATAATACGTAAATGGATTTTTTTGCTCGCTTATTATAACTTCAATTTCGCTTTTTTGCAAGAAAGGTGCGAGCGCGCGCCCAAAATAGCGCTCACTTTCAAAATGATTTATATCGATCAAACTCACGCCGTTTTCTAAATTTTGAAGCGCCGCGTGATATTTTATATCGCCCGTGATGAAGCAATCCACGCCCAAACTTTGATTTAGTTCGCTCCCACTACCGGTGCAAAGCGCGATATTTTGGATGAAATTTTTCGTCTTTACCGCGCGCAGATGCTCAATGCCAAGCTTGCGCTTTATATCCGCGCACAGATGCTCAAAGCTCAAATCCGCGCGCATGAAAACCAAAAATTCCTGCTCATCCGTAATTTCAAATTTTAAAATTTCGCGCGCTACGAACCTGTTTAAAACGTGCTTGTCAAAGTTCGTATGCATCACGATGAGAGAGATATTTTTGCGGATCATCTCATAGATCAAATTTGCGGGATATAGCCGCGGATCAAGCGATTTTAGCGGACTGAAAATCAGCGGGTGGTGCACCACGAAAAGAGAGCCCGCCTCAGCCTCGCGCACCAGCTCGCTAGTAACGTCGAGGCTTAGATAGATTTTTGAAATTTCATCATCCAAGTTTCCGAGCGTTAGTCCACTATTATCCCACGTCTCTGCGTCGCAAAAAGGCGCGGCGGCATTTAAAATTTCATAAATTTCGCCCGTTTTCATAAATCCTACTTTACGCTTTTATCTGTCTTATTTGCGGAATTTTGCTTGCCGCAAGCGTTTTTTAAATTTACGCCTGCGGAGGAAGCGGGCGCCGCGCCGCCCTCTTTGCCGCCTTTTTTACCGCTGCATGCCGTGCCGCAAAGATCGGCGACATATTTTTGCGGATCTGCATAGCAAAGCGCGCAGTTTTTGGCAAGATCGCGGATCTTTAAAATATAATCCTGCCTCTGCGTGACCGAAATCGCTCCGCGCGCGTCAAGGACGTTGAACGTGTGCGCCGCGAGCATGCAGTAATCATACGCAGGAAGCGCCAGGCCGTGCTTTAGGATGCTTTTGCACTCGCCGAAGCAGTTTTCAAACTGATTAAAAAGCATCGCGGTGTCCGCAAGCTCGAAGTTGTATTTACTAAACTCGAACTCGCCTCTTTTATGCACGTCGCCGTAGGTTACTAGCCCCGCCTTGTCGTCCCAGACGATGTCGTAAACGTCGTCTTTGTTTTGCAGATACATCGCCAAGCGCTCAAGCCCGTAGGTGATCTCGCCGCTAATTAGCTCGCACGTGATGCCGCCCACCTGCTGAAAATATGTAAACTGCGTCACCTCCATGCCGTCTAGCCAAACCTCCCAGCCAAGCCCCCAGGCCCCGAGCGTCGGACTCTCCCAGTTGTCTTCTACGAAGCGGATATCGTGGCTTTTAAGATCTAGCCCCAGCTTTTCTAAGCTTTTTAGATAGAGCTCTTGGATATTATCAGGGCTCGGTTTTAAGATCACCTGAAACTGATAATACGCGCCCAAGCGGTTTGGGTTTTCGCCGTAGCGTCCGTCTGTAGGGCGACGCGAGGGTGCTACGTATGCCGCGCGCCAAGGTTTGCTTCCTAGGCTGCGCAAAAAGGTGGCCTGATGATAGGTGCCCGCGCCCGCTGGCATATCGTAAGGCTGAACGAGCAAGCAGCCCTGCTCGTGCCAGTAGTTTTGAAGCGTCAAAATAATCTGTGAAAACGTCATTTTTATCCTTTTATCGATATGTAAATTTAAATTTTATCTTCCAAAGCGCCTTTCAAAGCCTGCTTTAAAGGCTCTTTGCAGCTCTTAAATTTTTCAAATTTCAGCCGAGCATTCGCCCGTCAAGTCGGAATTTACTGAAACCAGGTCATTTTTTCAAAACAAGGCGATCTCTTATTTTCGCCTAAAATTTTAGCGAAATTTCGTTTTGCAAGCCCCGCTGCGGCAAATTTATCTATACTCCAGCAGCTTGAAATATTTTTTCGCGATCGGATCAAGGGCGAATATATCGAAATCTCCCTTATCGCCGAGATCGCTTGCTGCGGGATACTCGCCGTCCGTGACGTAAAACGCCCCGTCTAGCCTCACTTCGCCGTCCTTGCATCTAGCTTTTTCGTCCCAAAAATACCGCCACTTATATCTTGTGCCGCGCTCGGAGCTGCCCACCTGTAGCGTCAAGCTTTGAAACGAACTCTCGCGCGGGCTATATCTGATGATCATCTGCCCCTCGTCGATTGCGGCGTTACCCTCGTCGTCATAGCCCTCGCCCAGATCGAAATGCTCGCCGTAATATTCGATAGTAACGTCTTTTGAGGGCTTGTAATCCTCCGCAATACCGCTAAATTTCACGCCCCCTTTGCGCTCGTTCGCATTTTTTTCTAAAATTTTCAAACTGTTCTCGTTCGCGCAGTAGCTTAAATTTAACTTTACGATCTCCTCTTTATTCGCTTTCAAAAATTGCCTCAAACTATCCACGGAGGCGGCGTCCGATAAAAACACCTCCTTGCTTTTAATCTCTTTTGCGCCTAAAAGCGCGACAAAAGCAAGCGACAGAGCGACGATCTTTTTCATTTTATTCCTTTAAATCGATCAAATTTTACTAAATTTCGCGCGGGTTTCGGCTCTTAAATTTTAAAACCCGCACGAAGTATAAATTTAAAAATTTAGCCTCGCGGCACCTATGGCTCGCCGTTTAAATTTGCCGCTGCGTAAATTTAAACATTTTTTGAGCGCCAAATTTTACTCGCTAAGCTCGCGCCTAGCGCTGCCGCGCACCTTTGCGCTCTAGTCCTCAAGTAGTACTTCGATCTGCTCGGAGTCCTTTTTCAGCGCCTCCGCTTTTGCCGCGCGATCCGCCTTTAGCTTCGAGCTTAGCACCTCGTCGTTTAGAGCTAAAATTTGCACCGCCAGATACGCCGCGTTTTTCGCTCCCGCCTTGCCGATCGCAAGCGTCGCGACGGGGATACCCGCAGGCATCTGCACGGTCGAATACAGCGCATCTACGCCGCTAAGCGCGCTGCCGCCGAGCGGAATGCCGAGCACCGGCTTGGTCGTATTTGCGGCGACCGCGCCCGCAAGATGCGCCGCCATGCCCGCCGCGCAGATGAAAACCTGCGCGCCCTTTTTCTCGGCGTCCGCGACATATTTAGCCGTACGAGCGGGGCTTCGGTGTGCCGAAGATACGATCATCTCGTACGCCGCGCCGAATTCATTTAAAATTTTAGCCGCCTCGTAAACGACCTCGTAATCGCTCTTTGAGCCCATTATTATAGAAACAAATTTCATTCCATCTCCTTTCTTAAAAAGCAAAACTCCGCGAGCTTCACAGGCAGCTTAATCTCATTTAGATTGCCGCTGTGAATCTCGCTAAATTCCTTACCGCTGCGGCTTTGCAGCTTCTTAAATTTTAAATATGGCTTGCCGCTAAGCTCGTAAATTTCGCCGATTTCATTATCGCAAGCGCAAATTTTAAAGCCGCGCGGAGCAAAAATTTCATACGCTTCGCCGGGTAAAATTTTATCTTTGACGCTTATAAACTCGCCGTCCTGCGAGATCGCGCAAACCTGATGCGTGCCAAGCTCGATGCTGCGGTCTAAATTTTGCGTATCCTCTCGCTCGTATGGGCGTTTTATCAAATATCCGTCGCTAAAGCCGCGGTTTTTAAGCGTCGCGATCTCGCGCTCGTAAACACGGGCCTCAAATTTATCGCCCGCAGCATCGTCGATCGCCGCGCGGTAGGCATTCGTGGCGCATGCGACGTAGTATTCGCTCTTGGTGCGCCCTTCGATTTTAAAGCTGTCGATCGCGCCCGTTTGCATGATCTTTTGCACGTGCGAAATGAGGCTAAGATCCTTCGCGTTCATTACGAAAGTCCCCTCCCCCTCGCGTTCTTGCAAGCGGAAAAGCGCGCTGGTTTCGGGATTTTTCGCGTAAAGCTCGTAGTTAAATCTGCAGTCGTTCGCGCAGCTTCCGCGGTTGCTGAAGCGTCCGCTTTGCACCGCGCTAACAAGACAGCGCCCGCTGTATGCGAAACACATCGAGCCGTGCACGAAAATTTCGATCTCGAGGTTTGGAAGTTTTTCCTTAATCTCCACGGCGTCTTTGAGCGTCATTTCGCGCGCCGCGACGATGCGGGCGGCGCCCAGCTCCGCCCAAACCTGCGCATCCAGATAATTTAGCACGTTAGCTTGGGTGGAGACGTGAATCGGGATCTCAGGCGCTACGGCTCGCGCGAGGCTTGCGACACCCAAAGTGGCGATTAAAATTCCATCCACGCGCAGATCGCGAAGAAATTCCAGATGCCTTTCGATGTTTCCTAGCTGGCCGTTGGTCGCAAAGCCATTTACGGTCGCGTAGAGCTTCTTGCCGCGCTCGTGTGCATACGCGACACCCTGTGCGAAGCTTTCCTTGCTAAATTCCTTCGCGCTTCGCTGGCGTAGCGAAAATGAGCCCGTGCTTGCATACACGGCGTCCGCGCCGTAAGCCAGGGCGATTTTTAGTTTCGTTAAATTCCCAGCAGGAGCTAAGAGTTCGGGTTTTTTCAAATACATTCCTAGTGATTTTTTAAGCGCGATTTTACTACAATTTAGCCAAAATTTTATTTAAGGAGCAGTTGATGCGAGCCGATCTACACAACCACACCTATCTTTGCAACCACGCTAGCGGCGAGCCGCGGCAGTATTTAGAAGCGGCGATCGCACGAGGCATAGAAATTTTCGGCTTTGCGGATCATGCGCCGATGAACTTCGATCAAAAATACCGAATGAGCTTCGAGCAGATGGAGCTTTACGAAGGGATGATTAGGGATCTGCGGGATGAGTTTAGCGGGCGGATCGACGTGCGGCTGGGATACGAGGTCGATTTTATGACGAAAAAAGAGCTGATGGATGAGCGGATTTTCGCGCGCAAGCTCGATTATCTCATCGGCTCGGTACATTTTTTAAACAACTGGGGCTTTGATAACGAGGAATTTTTAGATCAGTGGAGCGGGCGCGAGATAGACGACGTTTATCGCGAATACTTTGCGCTGATCTGCGCGCTGTGTAGAAGCGGTAAATTCGACATTTTAGGGCATATGGATCTGATTAAAATTTTTAAATTTACTCCGAAAAAAGATATCAGAGTTTTGGCAGGCGGCGCAATAAACGCGATCAAAAAAAGCGGCATCGTCGTGGAGCTAAACTCCGCTGGGCTTCGCAAGCCCGCAAATGAAATTTATCCGAGCGACGCGCTTTTAGAGGTGCTTGCGGATGCGGACGTGCCGATCACGCTTGGCTCGGATGCGCACTCGGTTGCCCAAGTAGCGCTAAATTACGATAAAATTTATGCCAAAGCGCGCGAGTTCGGCTACGATAAGATCGCCGTTTTCAAAAATCGCGAGCGTGAGTTTGTAAAGCTAGCGTAAATTTTAACGGCAGCCGCTTTTAAATTTCAAACAAGCGCGGACAGCGAGAAATTTTAAAATTTCAAAATCTTCAGTGGCGTGAAAATTTCAGATTTCAAAAGGCATGGCGGCGCAAAATTTTAAAAATCGCGGCGCGCAAAACGGCGCAGATAAAGTCGAATTTCAACTAAATAATGTTAAAATCCGCCATTAAATTTAGCCCAAATACGGGCGGAAAAAAGGAAAAAATATGGGAAAATTTGTTAATGACGTGAAGGAATTTTTTAAATTTTGCGATGAAAACGAGGTCGAGTTCGTGGATTTTAGA includes these proteins:
- a CDS encoding zinc ribbon domain-containing protein — translated: MNKYLSQLVELCEFDKQLDGFKPKIEAAQEKLSKKSGEISGAKEQIETLNAEIAELKSQILQANAQLSAFSSKLKSTGKKSGAAKTEKEIKALSVEEDIAKEQLEATNEEIERLEKIVAAKEALVKEQSEKQEAFEAELKSLQEQVSAEMGEVEVARGAIYAKRDKLMQAMNPKTVSFYEKIRKWAGNTAVSPVRKQACYGCFMRISDKTYSAVIKSDDIVTCPYCGRILYKEAE
- a CDS encoding Nif3-like dinuclear metal center hexameric protein, yielding MKTGEIYEILNAAAPFCDAETWDNSGLTLGNLDDEISKIYLSLDVTSELVREAEAGSLFVVHHPLIFSPLKSLDPRLYPANLIYEMIRKNISLIVMHTNFDKHVLNRFVAREILKFEITDEQEFLVFMRADLSFEHLCADIKRKLGIEHLRAVKTKNFIQNIALCTGSGSELNQSLGVDCFITGDIKYHAALQNLENGVSLIDINHFESERYFGRALAPFLQKSEIEVIISEQKNPFTYY
- the purE gene encoding 5-(carboxyamino)imidazole ribonucleotide mutase; the protein is MKFVSIIMGSKSDYEVVYEAAKILNEFGAAYEMIVSSAHRSPARTAKYVADAEKKGAQVFICAAGMAAHLAGAVAANTTKPVLGIPLGGSALSGVDALYSTVQMPAGIPVATLAIGKAGAKNAAYLAVQILALNDEVLSSKLKADRAAKAEALKKDSEQIEVLLED
- a CDS encoding peptidase U32 family protein: MKKPELLAPAGNLTKLKIALAYGADAVYASTGSFSLRQRSAKEFSKESFAQGVAYAHERGKKLYATVNGFATNGQLGNIERHLEFLRDLRVDGILIATLGVASLARAVAPEIPIHVSTQANVLNYLDAQVWAELGAARIVAAREMTLKDAVEIKEKLPNLEIEIFVHGSMCFAYSGRCLVSAVQSGRFSNRGSCANDCRFNYELYAKNPETSALFRLQEREGEGTFVMNAKDLSLISHVQKIMQTGAIDSFKIEGRTKSEYYVACATNAYRAAIDDAAGDKFEARVYEREIATLKNRGFSDGYLIKRPYEREDTQNLDRSIELGTHQVCAISQDGEFISVKDKILPGEAYEIFAPRGFKICACDNEIGEIYELSGKPYLKFKKLQSRSGKEFSEIHSGNLNEIKLPVKLAEFCFLRKEME
- a CDS encoding histidinol-phosphatase, whose protein sequence is MRADLHNHTYLCNHASGEPRQYLEAAIARGIEIFGFADHAPMNFDQKYRMSFEQMELYEGMIRDLRDEFSGRIDVRLGYEVDFMTKKELMDERIFARKLDYLIGSVHFLNNWGFDNEEFLDQWSGREIDDVYREYFALICALCRSGKFDILGHMDLIKIFKFTPKKDIRVLAGGAINAIKKSGIVVELNSAGLRKPANEIYPSDALLEVLADADVPITLGSDAHSVAQVALNYDKIYAKAREFGYDKIAVFKNREREFVKLA